A genomic segment from Maniola hyperantus chromosome 4, iAphHyp1.2, whole genome shotgun sequence encodes:
- the LOC138402256 gene encoding nanos homolog 2-like — MITITDNQATMCRFCKNNGEDEKKYSSHTLKDGSGRVLCPVLRAFRCVRCGATGDRAHTIKYCPMKENGIDRALLLRLGRCVSSLDAFMYNDDNDGSAAVSEHRPTHRHRSLPLLLHSTNPFSAPASLK, encoded by the exons ATGTGCAGGTTTTGTAAGAACAACGGTGAGGACGAAAAGAAATACTCTTCGCATACATTGAAGGACGGTAGCGGTCGCGTGCTGTGCCCCGTGCTGCGCGCCTTCCGCTGCGTGCGCTGCGGTGCCACGGGCGACCGCGCCCATACTATAAAATACTGCCCTATGAAGGAAAACG GTATAGACCGCGCGTTGTTACTGCGCCTGGGTCGTTGTGTCTCGTCGTTGGATGCGTTCATGTACAATGATGACAACGATGGCTCCGCGGCAGTTTCGGAGCACCGTCCAACCCACCGGCACCGCAGTCTCCCTCTTCTTCTACATTCAACGAATCCCTTTTCAGCTccagctagtcttaaataa